A single window of Lepeophtheirus salmonis chromosome 2, UVic_Lsal_1.4, whole genome shotgun sequence DNA harbors:
- the LOC121113509 gene encoding uncharacterized protein: protein MNFALDASFKRHELHKSLQDSILDVSMMSSPIRRRIMMDFKDDIDDFPILAITITSKFSLYTNRSSKTLLIRNRKIDNEEPTMISQWWKDPSIRKLVNIGFIPSYAINAVHASTILMELSDLINKTWSKYFGISNVTPMRFRSKASLSFVNLVLLKIADNKLPNRGLPYGSLVDMNVCKQCGYPEGISPHNHVNKTAICIYPICDKNKGHLLRVCGVLHGFCYQCGQVGHMARSHRLYELEMIKQAYESHREFGILNPIGLEVFALRRNFLSQDEFDPMTINNKSNSYLNRVPQKSVDVIEQFISNIKDTCFKEDYNLSNLPESYKRLSFNMDDMDLSYIWGMEEKNDLSINRSFDRILKETSSPGFFSCDVMPRSFSSLDDSNDELSNSGSEISFMP from the coding sequence ATGAACTTTGCATTAGATGCCTCTTTCAAGCGACATGAACTTCATAAAAGCCTCCAGGATAGTATTCTTGATGTTTCTATGATGTCTTCCCCAATAAGAAGGAGAATTATGATGGACTTTAAGGATGATATCGATGATTTTCCTATTCTTGCAATCACCATAACATCCAAGTTCTCCCTCTACACTAACAGGTCATCAAAAACATTGCTAATAAGAAACAGGAAGATTGATAATGAAGAGCCAACGATGATCAGTCAATGGTGGAAGGATCCCAGTATCCGAAAGCTAGTAAACATTGGCTTCATCCCTTCATATGCCATCAATGCAGTCCATGCTTCAACTATTCTAATGGAGCTTTCtgatttaatcaacaaaacaTGGTCCAAGTACTTTGGGATATCCAATGTGACCCCAATGCGATTTAGATCTAAAGCTTCTCTGTCCTTTGTTAATTTAGTACTCCTAAAAATAGCGGATAATAAACTACCAAATAGAGGTCTTCCTTATGGGTCCCTCGTAGATATGAACGTCTGCAAACAGTGCGGTTACCCAGAGGGTATAAGTCCTCATAACCATGTAAACAAAACAGCCATTTGCATTTATCCTATTTGTGACAAAAACAAGGGACATTTATTGAGAGTATGCGGTGTTCTACATGGATTCTGCTACCAATGCGGGCAAGTTGGGCATATGGCTCGCTCTCATAGGTTGTATGAATTGGAAATGATTAAACAAGCCTATGAGTCTCATCGAGAGTTTGGGATTTTGAATCCCATTGGACTTGAGGTCTTTGCTCTAAGAAGAAACTTTTTGTCACAAGATGAATTTGACCCCATGACCATTAACAACAAAAGTAATTCTTACTTAAATCGAGTGCCCCAAAAATCTGTTGATGTTATTGAGCAGTTTATTAGTAACATAAAGGATACGTGCTTCAAGGAAGATTATAATCTATCGAATTTACCTGAGAGCTATAAGAGATTGAGTTTTAATATGGATGACATGGATCTATCTTATATTTGGGGAATGGAGGAGAAAAACGatttatctataaatagatCCTTTGACAGGATCCTCAAAGAAACAAGTTCCCCAGGTTTCTTTAGTTGTGATGTTATGCCTAGATCGTTTTCTTCATTGGATGACTCCAATGATGAGCTCAGTAATTCAGGCAGTGAAATTAGCTTCATGccttaa